One window of the Shewanella litorisediminis genome contains the following:
- a CDS encoding DMT family transporter: MSFEYLALLAAACWAVGSLMSATAATHLGAFAFTRIRMLSASVMLWLLTLLLGSWHSLTLDSLYLLALSGLIGIFIGDTALFAAMNRLGPRRAGVLFATHSLFSAVLAYLFLGETLWGWTLFGSSLLISGVMVAIFFGKRKNEEHAWENGNQQVKRGMALALLSALCQSVSTLMLKPLMETDIDAVAASAVRMSTAFVLHFALLLLGFSVARARTPATPKVLALTIGNAALSMVLGMTLILQALKHGNAGLVAILSSVSPILVLPLLWLVYRKSPAVGAWLGAIMTVAGTVLILAH, translated from the coding sequence TTGAGCTTTGAATACCTCGCGTTACTCGCCGCTGCCTGCTGGGCCGTTGGCAGCCTGATGTCGGCCACCGCCGCCACACATCTTGGCGCCTTTGCCTTCACCCGCATCAGAATGCTCAGTGCCAGCGTTATGCTCTGGCTGCTGACGCTGCTCCTTGGCAGCTGGCACAGCCTGACGCTGGACAGCCTTTATTTGCTGGCACTCTCGGGGCTTATCGGCATTTTCATTGGTGATACGGCGCTGTTTGCCGCCATGAATCGCTTAGGCCCCAGAAGAGCCGGGGTACTCTTTGCCACCCATTCCCTGTTTTCGGCTGTACTGGCCTATTTGTTTCTCGGTGAAACCCTGTGGGGATGGACCCTGTTTGGCAGTAGCCTGCTCATCAGCGGCGTGATGGTAGCTATATTTTTCGGTAAACGAAAAAACGAAGAACATGCCTGGGAAAACGGTAATCAGCAGGTCAAACGCGGTATGGCACTGGCACTCTTGTCAGCCCTGTGCCAATCGGTGTCGACCCTGATGCTCAAACCCCTGATGGAAACCGACATAGATGCAGTGGCGGCGTCGGCAGTGCGCATGAGTACGGCCTTTGTGCTGCATTTCGCCCTGTTGCTGCTGGGCTTTTCCGTTGCCAGGGCCAGAACCCCCGCAACTCCCAAGGTACTGGCACTCACCATTGGCAACGCAGCACTGTCGATGGTGCTGGGTATGACCCTGATATTGCAGGCTCTCAAACACGGTAACGCCGGTCTGGTGGCCATATTGTCGTCCGTGAGCCCTATCCTGGTGTTGCCGCTGCTGTGGCTGGTGTATCGCAAAAGTCCGGCTGTGGGCGCCTGGCTCGGCGCCATCATGACAGTAGCGGGCACTGTGCTGATTCTGGCGCACTAG
- the moaA gene encoding GTP 3',8-cyclase MoaA: MPALYDSFGRQVEYLRLSVTDRCDFRCVYCMEEDPCFLPKEQVLSLEELALIGRAFTELGVKKIRLTGGEPLIRTDCEELVRQLGSLPGLDDLSMTSNGSRLAKLAPSLKAAGLKRLNISLDTLKPERFEALTRNGKLERVIGGIDAAINAGFKRIKINAVILKGRNDDEVLDLVAFCRGRGLDIAFIEEMPIGVMDERASSRHLSSDAVRTIIESRYPLTRSDKRTGGPARYYRMSDSPIHIGFISPHSHNFCHECNRVRVTVEGRLLLCLGNEHSVDLKAVLRNHPDDTEALKAAILAAMPLKPREHRFETGEIQILRFMNATGG; this comes from the coding sequence ATGCCGGCCCTGTACGACAGTTTTGGCCGTCAGGTCGAGTACCTGAGGCTATCGGTAACAGACCGCTGTGATTTTCGCTGCGTCTATTGCATGGAAGAAGACCCCTGTTTTCTGCCGAAGGAGCAGGTACTGAGTCTTGAGGAGCTGGCTCTGATTGGCCGCGCCTTTACCGAGCTTGGGGTGAAAAAAATTCGTCTGACCGGTGGTGAGCCGCTGATCCGCACCGACTGCGAAGAGCTGGTCAGGCAGCTCGGCAGCCTGCCGGGGCTGGACGATCTCTCGATGACCAGCAATGGCTCGAGGCTCGCCAAACTGGCCCCCTCCCTCAAGGCAGCCGGTCTCAAGCGGCTCAACATCAGTCTGGATACCTTAAAACCGGAACGCTTCGAGGCCCTGACCCGCAACGGCAAGCTGGAGCGGGTGATTGGCGGTATCGATGCCGCCATCAATGCCGGCTTCAAGCGCATCAAGATAAATGCCGTCATCCTCAAGGGCCGCAACGACGATGAAGTGCTGGATCTGGTAGCGTTTTGCCGCGGCCGTGGGCTGGATATCGCTTTTATCGAAGAGATGCCCATAGGAGTGATGGATGAGAGAGCATCATCCAGGCACTTATCCAGCGATGCGGTGCGGACCATCATTGAAAGCCGTTATCCGCTCACACGTTCAGACAAGCGCACCGGCGGTCCGGCACGATATTACCGGATGAGTGACAGCCCAATCCACATAGGGTTTATTTCCCCACACAGCCATAACTTTTGCCACGAATGTAACAGGGTCAGGGTGACGGTTGAGGGACGTTTGCTGTTATGCCTTGGAAACGAGCACTCGGTCGACCTCAAGGCTGTCCTGAGAAACCACCCCGACGACACAGAGGCGCTTAAAGCGGCCATTCTCGCCGCGATGCCGCTTAAACCCCGTGAGCACAGGTTCGAGACCGGCGAGATACAGATCCTCAGGTTCATGAATGCGACCGGAGGCTGA
- the mutM gene encoding bifunctional DNA-formamidopyrimidine glycosylase/DNA-(apurinic or apyrimidinic site) lyase: MPELPEVEVTRQGIAPHLEGNRVEALIVRNASLRWPVPALAQNIVGQTILGVRRRAKYLLIDTQAGTTIVHLGMSGSLRVLPKDTPVEKHDHIDLVMQNGRVLRFNDPRRFGAWLWSELPEAAHPLLEKLGPEPLSAAFHADYLQGALKGKKKAIKLCLMDNAIVVGVGNIYANEALFAAGIHPEAEAGKVDAKRLTVLTAEVKTILAHAIKQGGTTLKDFTNADGKPGYFAQKLHVYGRGGETCTECGHLLSEIRLGQRTTVFCSLCQTK, from the coding sequence ATGCCAGAATTACCGGAAGTTGAAGTCACCCGTCAGGGTATTGCCCCCCATCTGGAAGGCAACCGCGTTGAAGCCCTGATAGTTCGCAATGCCAGCCTGCGCTGGCCGGTGCCTGCGCTTGCGCAAAACATCGTTGGCCAAACCATTTTGGGTGTCAGGCGCCGGGCCAAGTATCTGCTGATAGATACGCAGGCGGGTACCACCATAGTGCATCTGGGCATGTCCGGCAGCCTGAGAGTGCTGCCCAAGGATACCCCGGTCGAAAAGCATGACCATATCGACCTGGTAATGCAGAACGGCCGGGTGCTGCGCTTTAACGATCCCCGCCGCTTCGGTGCCTGGCTCTGGAGCGAATTGCCGGAGGCTGCTCACCCACTGCTTGAAAAGCTTGGGCCGGAGCCACTGTCAGCCGCTTTCCATGCCGATTACCTGCAAGGGGCGCTCAAAGGCAAAAAGAAAGCCATCAAGCTGTGCCTGATGGACAATGCCATAGTGGTGGGTGTGGGTAATATCTACGCCAACGAAGCCCTGTTTGCCGCCGGTATTCATCCCGAGGCCGAGGCAGGTAAAGTGGATGCCAAGCGCCTTACTGTGCTCACCGCCGAAGTGAAGACCATTCTTGCCCACGCCATCAAGCAGGGGGGCACCACCCTCAAAGACTTTACCAACGCCGACGGCAAGCCCGGTTACTTTGCCCAGAAATTACATGTGTATGGCCGCGGCGGCGAGACCTGCACCGAGTGTGGCCACCTGCTGAGTGAAATCCGCCTCGGTCAGCGCACCACGGTATTTTGCAGCCTATGTCAGACAAAATAA
- a CDS encoding capsule assembly Wzi family protein yields the protein MKYVTLSALSLAMFATQAHAAPWVDSSDLYLRADIQALADAGVITMPVNTFPLMWAGIGVDLGKAEPSVMAPDIAAAYARVNYYYRQAVDNRGNTRIKGAIASDPARFQHFGSDYREKAEVKASHEYMDNRFAFKVSATAAYDAQDDKDFRLDDSWGAVVLGNWIISAGAIEQWWGPGFDTALHKSNNARPMPSLILSRNNAAAFETPWLSWIGPWTLTTGISWMNDDRAVEDTLLWNFRGTLRPIKQVEIGASWTVQMCGEGQDCGFGTFWDTITGGGECADGSVDCDPSLNSRLGNQMAGWDIRYADTWFEVPVGIYLERTCEDSSGPMPWDLADCAKLAGVDTRFGSKDQQYKLFLEYTDTMVACGTDSNAFNCFYEHSTYLSGSRYYRRSLGSTYDSDANTWVLGLIGQFGDSKGINAYLRYAQLNKDGKNRGGDWVPQPPKEDLLMLEVSYRQPLLKGMVTVGGTVSKSDYELDSSNDATVFGSYEYRF from the coding sequence ATGAAGTACGTAACACTCTCAGCCCTGAGTCTGGCAATGTTTGCCACTCAGGCCCACGCGGCTCCCTGGGTCGACAGTTCAGATTTGTACCTTCGCGCCGACATTCAGGCGCTGGCGGATGCCGGCGTTATCACTATGCCGGTGAATACCTTCCCCCTGATGTGGGCGGGTATTGGCGTGGATCTGGGAAAAGCTGAACCATCCGTTATGGCGCCTGATATTGCCGCCGCCTATGCAAGGGTTAACTATTACTACCGTCAGGCGGTTGATAATCGTGGCAATACCCGAATTAAGGGGGCCATTGCCTCTGACCCAGCCCGCTTCCAGCATTTTGGCAGTGATTACCGTGAAAAGGCTGAAGTTAAAGCATCCCATGAATACATGGATAACCGCTTCGCTTTCAAAGTCTCAGCCACCGCTGCATACGATGCCCAGGATGACAAAGATTTCCGTCTGGATGACTCTTGGGGCGCGGTCGTGCTGGGGAATTGGATTATCAGCGCTGGGGCTATTGAGCAGTGGTGGGGGCCCGGGTTTGATACCGCGCTGCATAAATCCAATAACGCCCGTCCAATGCCATCTCTGATACTGAGTCGCAATAATGCGGCGGCTTTTGAAACGCCCTGGCTGTCGTGGATTGGTCCCTGGACCCTGACTACGGGCATCAGCTGGATGAATGATGACCGTGCTGTGGAAGACACCTTGCTGTGGAACTTCCGAGGCACTTTGCGCCCCATCAAGCAGGTCGAAATCGGCGCCTCCTGGACAGTGCAAATGTGTGGTGAAGGTCAGGACTGCGGTTTTGGTACCTTCTGGGACACCATCACGGGTGGTGGTGAGTGTGCCGATGGCTCCGTGGACTGCGACCCATCTTTGAATTCGCGTCTCGGTAACCAGATGGCCGGCTGGGATATCCGCTACGCCGATACCTGGTTTGAGGTGCCCGTGGGCATTTACCTTGAGCGTACCTGTGAGGATTCAAGTGGCCCCATGCCCTGGGATCTGGCAGATTGCGCCAAGCTGGCTGGGGTGGACACCCGCTTTGGCAGCAAGGATCAGCAATATAAGCTGTTCCTGGAATACACTGACACCATGGTGGCCTGTGGCACCGACAGTAACGCTTTTAACTGCTTCTATGAGCACAGTACTTATCTTTCCGGTTCGCGTTATTATCGCCGCTCGCTGGGTTCAACCTATGACAGCGACGCTAATACCTGGGTGTTGGGCCTGATAGGCCAGTTTGGCGACAGCAAGGGTATTAATGCCTATCTGCGTTATGCTCAGCTTAATAAAGACGGCAAAAACCGGGGTGGCGATTGGGTACCTCAGCCTCCCAAGGAAGATTTACTGATGCTGGAAGTATCCTACCGTCAGCCGCTGCTCAAAGGCATGGTGACTGTGGGTGGCACAGTATCGAAATCGGATTACGAGCTAGACTCAAGTAACGATGCGACCGTGTTTGGCAGTTACGAATACCGTTTTTGA
- a CDS encoding ABC transporter permease, giving the protein MSQSWFELIQQALGLLFSLDKDLWSIIWVSFGVSLAALLITLLPSMLLGFVLAFKQFPGRHFVLNLVQTLQSIPTVVIGLLVYLLLTRMGPLGDLRWLFTQQGMILGQMLICAPVLIAMSQAAFTSADRRAWETALTLGASLPRAILMVSGELRGPLLLAVIAAFSRIVTEVGCSMMVGGNIEYVTRNIPTAIALETSKGDFAQAIALGLVLLFLAIIMNFALGNLRGKNQVRSH; this is encoded by the coding sequence ATGAGTCAAAGTTGGTTTGAACTGATACAGCAGGCCCTGGGCCTGCTATTTTCCCTCGATAAAGACCTTTGGTCGATTATCTGGGTGTCTTTTGGCGTTTCCCTTGCGGCCTTGCTGATCACCCTGCTCCCTTCGATGCTGCTGGGCTTTGTGCTGGCCTTCAAGCAGTTTCCCGGCCGTCACTTTGTCCTTAATCTGGTGCAAACACTGCAATCCATCCCCACGGTGGTGATTGGTTTGTTGGTGTATTTGCTGCTGACCCGCATGGGGCCTTTGGGCGACCTGCGCTGGCTCTTTACCCAGCAGGGGATGATCCTAGGGCAAATGCTGATTTGCGCCCCAGTGCTGATAGCCATGAGCCAGGCTGCCTTTACCAGCGCAGACAGGCGCGCATGGGAAACCGCCCTTACTTTGGGTGCCTCACTGCCCAGGGCCATACTCATGGTCAGCGGCGAGCTGCGCGGCCCCTTGCTGCTGGCCGTTATCGCCGCATTTTCCCGCATTGTGACTGAGGTGGGTTGCTCCATGATGGTCGGCGGCAATATCGAATACGTCACCCGCAATATTCCCACCGCCATTGCACTGGAAACCAGCAAGGGGGACTTTGCTCAGGCAATAGCTCTGGGACTGGTGCTGCTGTTTCTGGCGATTATTATGAACTTTGCCCTGGGGAATCTCAGGGGTAAGAATCAGGTAAGGAGTCACTGA
- the coaD gene encoding pantetheine-phosphate adenylyltransferase yields the protein MHTRAIYPGTFDPVTNGHADLIERAANLFRHVVIGVAASPSKQPRFSLEKRVELLKEVTAHLDNVEVVGFTGLLVDFAKEQHASVLVRGLRAVSDFEYEFQLANMNRRLSPELESVFLTPAEENSFISSTLVKEVALHGGDVSQFVHPEVAKALLALPRKK from the coding sequence ATGCATACCCGTGCCATCTACCCGGGCACCTTTGACCCGGTCACCAACGGCCATGCCGATTTGATAGAACGTGCCGCCAACCTGTTCAGGCATGTGGTCATAGGCGTTGCCGCCAGCCCCTCGAAACAGCCGCGCTTTTCGCTGGAAAAGCGGGTGGAGCTTTTGAAAGAAGTCACCGCCCACCTGGACAATGTGGAAGTGGTGGGTTTTACGGGTCTGTTGGTGGATTTTGCCAAAGAACAGCATGCCAGTGTATTGGTGCGGGGCTTGCGCGCCGTATCCGACTTTGAGTATGAGTTTCAGCTGGCCAATATGAACCGCCGCCTCAGTCCGGAGCTCGAAAGCGTGTTTCTCACACCTGCGGAAGAAAACTCCTTTATTTCTTCGACGTTGGTGAAGGAAGTGGCCCTGCACGGCGGTGATGTCAGTCAGTTTGTTCATCCCGAGGTTGCCAAAGCGCTGCTGGCGCTGCCCCGCAAAAAGTGA
- the mobA gene encoding molybdenum cofactor guanylyltransferase MobA → MSLRIDAVILAGGQARRMGGQDKGLVELLGKPMIEHAISRIQPQVKEILINANRNQNLYAEFADCVFGDEDSGFLGPLAGMVTAMGKTEADLLLVVPCDCPCLPADLVARMAAALEAEAAELAVASDGEYEQPVVMLLKPSLRDSMKAFLAAGERKIDFWYAKHKVAVVPFADQPNAFVNVNTPEQIEQLSKALTQ, encoded by the coding sequence ATGTCCTTGCGCATTGATGCCGTTATCCTCGCCGGCGGCCAGGCCCGTCGCATGGGCGGCCAGGACAAGGGGCTGGTAGAGCTCCTTGGCAAACCCATGATTGAACATGCCATTTCACGCATTCAGCCTCAGGTTAAGGAGATCCTGATCAACGCCAACCGCAATCAAAACCTGTATGCTGAGTTTGCCGACTGCGTATTTGGTGATGAAGACAGCGGCTTTTTGGGGCCCCTCGCCGGCATGGTAACCGCCATGGGGAAAACCGAGGCCGATCTGCTGCTGGTCGTCCCCTGTGACTGCCCTTGCCTGCCCGCAGACCTGGTGGCAAGGATGGCCGCCGCGCTGGAGGCCGAAGCGGCGGAACTCGCCGTGGCCAGCGATGGCGAGTATGAACAACCCGTGGTGATGCTGCTCAAGCCATCACTGCGCGATTCCATGAAGGCTTTTTTAGCGGCCGGTGAGCGCAAAATTGATTTTTGGTACGCCAAACACAAGGTGGCCGTGGTGCCCTTTGCCGACCAGCCCAATGCCTTTGTAAACGTCAACACGCCAGAGCAAATAGAACAACTATCCAAGGCGCTGACACAGTGA
- a CDS encoding substrate-binding domain-containing protein: MFYTKHILGAALTATLLSIAPVQAEEVIKLATTTSTENSGLLKELLPTFEAHSGYKVQVIATGTGKALALGRQGDVDLVMTHAPAAEAKFVEEGFGSEPRGIMENDFVILGPKNDPANIKGSTSAEEAFGKIAAAGVPFISRGDDSGTHKKELKIWQAANVKPEFKGYTSVGQGMGKTLLMTNELQGYTLTDRGTYIAYKGKLDLDIDFEGGATLANPYQVILINAAKHPNLNHKGAKALSDWLISAEGQKMISEFKVQGEQLFKATYRQ; the protein is encoded by the coding sequence ATGTTCTACACCAAACATATTTTGGGCGCAGCCCTTACGGCCACCCTGTTGAGTATCGCCCCTGTACAGGCCGAAGAAGTGATAAAGCTGGCCACCACCACCAGCACAGAAAACTCAGGCCTGCTGAAAGAACTGCTGCCCACCTTTGAAGCCCACAGTGGCTACAAGGTACAGGTTATCGCCACGGGTACAGGTAAAGCGCTGGCGCTGGGCCGTCAGGGTGACGTTGACCTGGTGATGACCCATGCCCCCGCTGCCGAAGCCAAGTTTGTTGAAGAAGGGTTTGGAAGCGAACCCCGTGGCATCATGGAAAACGACTTCGTCATCCTGGGACCCAAGAATGACCCCGCCAATATTAAAGGCAGCACCAGCGCCGAAGAGGCCTTCGGTAAAATTGCCGCTGCCGGCGTACCTTTTATTTCCCGTGGCGATGACTCGGGCACCCACAAGAAAGAACTGAAGATTTGGCAAGCCGCCAATGTGAAGCCTGAGTTCAAGGGCTACACTTCCGTGGGCCAGGGCATGGGCAAAACCCTGCTGATGACCAACGAGCTGCAGGGCTACACCCTGACCGATCGTGGCACGTATATCGCTTACAAGGGCAAGCTGGATCTGGATATCGATTTTGAAGGCGGCGCCACCCTGGCCAACCCCTATCAGGTCATCCTGATTAATGCTGCCAAGCACCCCAATCTGAACCACAAGGGTGCCAAGGCACTGAGTGACTGGCTGATCAGCGCCGAAGGACAGAAGATGATCAGTGAATTTAAGGTACAGGGAGAGCAGCTCTTCAAGGCCACTTATCGTCAATGA
- a CDS encoding energy-coupling factor ABC transporter ATP-binding protein — MARILAHDVGIAFGKRRLFHSANLTFAEGDCIYLMGDNGSGKTTLMKILAGLLTPSQGTITAEGFPSRGLWQKSKLHGCAVYLHQHPYLFEGTVLENLHLALKLGCQEDSRIEKALAMAQLGHLKQSQASHLSGGERQRLAIARAWLLRPRLLMLDEPVSNMDKDSRELVLAMTQQLKADGTGLLIASHQHGRLTALCQHHWLIQDGHILTGRLEVKPPQPQESEYVLAH, encoded by the coding sequence ATGGCGAGGATACTTGCCCATGATGTGGGCATTGCCTTCGGCAAAAGAAGACTGTTCCATTCGGCCAATTTAACCTTCGCCGAGGGTGACTGTATTTACCTGATGGGTGACAACGGCAGCGGCAAAACCACACTGATGAAAATCCTCGCCGGTTTGCTGACTCCCTCCCAGGGCACAATAACCGCAGAAGGATTTCCATCCCGCGGCCTGTGGCAAAAGAGTAAGCTCCATGGCTGCGCCGTATACCTGCACCAGCATCCTTACCTGTTTGAAGGCACAGTGCTGGAAAACCTGCACCTTGCCCTTAAATTGGGATGCCAGGAAGACTCCCGTATCGAAAAGGCGCTGGCCATGGCCCAGCTGGGGCACCTTAAACAAAGTCAGGCGAGCCACTTGTCCGGCGGCGAGCGCCAGCGCCTCGCCATTGCCCGCGCCTGGCTACTCAGACCCAGACTGCTGATGCTCGATGAACCCGTGTCAAATATGGACAAGGACTCCCGCGAGCTGGTGCTCGCCATGACACAGCAGCTCAAGGCAGACGGCACGGGCCTGCTGATAGCCAGCCACCAGCACGGCCGCTTAACGGCACTGTGCCAACACCACTGGCTGATCCAGGACGGCCATATCCTCACCGGCCGCCTCGAAGTCAAACCTCCACAACCACAGGAAAGCGAATATGTCCTTGCGCATTGA
- a CDS encoding bifunctional molybdopterin-guanine dinucleotide biosynthesis adaptor protein MobB/molybdopterin molybdotransferase MoeA: MTTAFRNPLPVPVLGFCAYSGTGKTTLLLKLIPELNRRGLKLAVVKHAHHDFDVDIPGKDSYELRKAGARQMLVASHVRWALMTEDARDSDPELPHLLNQIEADKVDIVLVEGFKKLSLPKIELHRAAHGKPFIHTQDPDILAVACCGDTQLPSDLPRLDINNVAEIADFVQRYIADWCPATPSLPLAPACGCEADMSKTLSVRQGMDAILAKVTPVSETELAPLDELDGRVLASDAISPVDVPQQTNSAMDGFAFRFADPMPDALNIVGASFAGHGFAGVVQPGEAVRIMTGAPLPEGADTVQPRELADDRGDTVSLQGKLDVGQHVRLAGEDIAKGAVALGAGERIDAAATGLLASLGFDKVQVKRRPRVAVFSTGDEVSAPGEPLAPSCIYDSNRFTIKNMAKRLGCEVIDLGIIEDSEASLMAALEQGASCADVVISSGGVSVGDADYIKTALAKLGQIGFWRINMRPGRPLAFGEINQALFFGLPGNPVAVMVSFLQFVQPALRKLAGEKDYQPKFIPAITDEALRSRAGRTEFFRGIYYLGDDGQLHVKTTGAQGSGMLSSMVKGNCLIVLAEPDEQLAVGSRVYIQPFADLL, from the coding sequence ATGACGACAGCCTTTCGCAATCCCCTTCCCGTGCCTGTACTGGGATTTTGTGCCTACAGTGGCACAGGTAAAACCACACTCCTGTTGAAGCTCATCCCCGAGCTCAATCGCCGCGGCTTAAAGCTGGCTGTCGTTAAGCATGCCCACCACGACTTTGATGTGGATATTCCCGGCAAAGACAGCTACGAGCTGCGCAAGGCCGGTGCACGACAGATGTTGGTTGCCTCCCATGTGCGTTGGGCACTGATGACAGAAGATGCCAGAGACTCAGACCCCGAGCTGCCCCATCTGCTGAATCAAATCGAAGCAGACAAGGTAGATATAGTGCTGGTAGAGGGCTTTAAAAAGCTGTCGCTGCCCAAGATAGAGCTGCACCGGGCCGCCCACGGCAAGCCTTTTATCCATACCCAGGACCCGGATATTCTTGCCGTGGCCTGCTGTGGTGACACCCAGTTGCCGTCCGACCTGCCAAGACTCGATATCAACAATGTGGCCGAAATCGCTGATTTTGTGCAGCGATATATTGCCGATTGGTGCCCGGCCACGCCGTCATTACCCCTGGCCCCTGCTTGCGGCTGCGAAGCAGATATGAGCAAAACCCTGTCGGTCCGTCAGGGTATGGACGCCATTCTCGCCAAAGTCACCCCGGTCAGTGAAACCGAACTGGCGCCGCTGGATGAGCTTGATGGCAGGGTACTGGCCAGCGACGCCATCTCGCCGGTGGACGTGCCCCAGCAAACCAATTCGGCCATGGATGGATTTGCTTTCCGCTTTGCCGACCCCATGCCGGACGCGCTCAATATTGTTGGCGCCTCCTTTGCCGGACACGGTTTTGCAGGCGTCGTCCAGCCCGGTGAGGCGGTACGTATTATGACAGGCGCGCCACTGCCCGAGGGTGCCGATACGGTGCAGCCGCGGGAGCTTGCCGATGACAGAGGCGATACTGTGTCGCTGCAGGGCAAGCTGGACGTCGGTCAGCATGTGCGCCTCGCCGGAGAAGACATTGCCAAAGGTGCAGTGGCACTTGGCGCAGGCGAGCGCATCGATGCCGCCGCCACCGGCCTGTTGGCGTCGCTGGGTTTTGATAAGGTGCAGGTAAAACGTCGTCCAAGGGTGGCTGTATTTTCCACCGGCGATGAAGTCAGTGCCCCGGGAGAACCCCTCGCGCCAAGTTGTATCTACGACTCTAATCGCTTCACCATCAAAAACATGGCCAAACGTCTGGGCTGTGAGGTGATTGACCTTGGTATTATCGAAGACTCAGAAGCCAGCCTGATGGCGGCCCTCGAGCAGGGCGCAAGCTGTGCAGATGTGGTGATAAGCTCTGGCGGCGTGTCGGTGGGCGATGCCGACTACATCAAGACGGCGCTGGCGAAGCTTGGACAAATTGGCTTTTGGCGCATCAACATGCGCCCGGGAAGGCCGCTGGCCTTTGGTGAAATCAACCAGGCCCTGTTTTTTGGCCTGCCCGGCAACCCCGTGGCCGTGATGGTGTCTTTCCTGCAATTCGTGCAGCCGGCCCTGCGTAAACTCGCCGGTGAAAAAGACTATCAGCCCAAGTTTATCCCCGCCATCACCGACGAGGCGCTCAGAAGCCGTGCGGGTCGCACCGAGTTTTTCCGGGGTATTTACTATCTGGGTGATGATGGCCAGCTTCATGTGAAAACCACAGGCGCACAGGGTTCCGGGATGTTGAGCTCCATGGTGAAAGGTAACTGCCTGATAGTGCTCGCAGAGCCCGACGAACAGTTGGCTGTCGGCAGCAGGGTCTATATCCAGCCCTTTGCCGATTTGCTCTGA